In Labrus mixtus chromosome 13, fLabMix1.1, whole genome shotgun sequence, a single genomic region encodes these proteins:
- the LOC132987120 gene encoding ras-related protein Rab-17-like isoform X1 codes for MGESLQRSPGRTRLRSDTLSTPVKTLRVKMVLLGASGVGKSSLAQRFVKDEFRNTSPTIGCAYMTCAVHLSDVSLRFEIWDTAGQEKYHSVTPLYYRGAHAAILVYDISKRKTYIRAQVWLKELEKHCIQGSTVVWLVGNKGDLTLDRQVSVQEGESLAKDRGLFFTETSALSGDQVSNLLLDVGCLSVSECSREVCQSGPRHHSWICILETHRACSHPAVELDHSSHNH; via the exons ATGGGGGAAAGTCTTCAAAGGTCGCCAGGAAGAACCCGGCTCCGCAGTGACACTTTGAGCACGCCGGTGAAGACTCTCAGGGTTAAGATGGTCCTTCTGGGAGCCTCTGGTGTCGGGAAGTCCAGTCTGGCACAGAGATTTGTGAAGGACGAGTTCAGGAATACATCACCTACAATAGGCT GTGCCTACATGACCTGTGCGGTCCACCTGAGTGATGTGTCACTTCGCTTTGAGATATGGGACACAGCAGGACAGGAGAAATATCACAGTGTCACCCCGCTGTACTACAGAGGAGCCCACGCTGCAATCCTGGTCTATGACATCAGCAAAAGG AAGACATATATCAGAGCTCAAGTTTGGCTCAAAGAGCTGGAGAAACACTGCATCCAAGGATCTACTGTAGTGTGGCTGGTAGGCAACAAGGGAGATCTGACACTGGATCGACAGGTCTCAGTgcag GAAGGAGAAAGTCTGGCCAAGGACAGGGGTTTATTCTTCACAGAGACATCAGCTCTGTCAGGGGATCAAGTCAGCAACCTGCTGCTAGATGTTG GGTGTCTGAGTGTATCGGAGTGCAGCAGGGAGGTCTGTCAGAGTGGACCGAGACACCACTCATGGATCTGCATCCTAGAGACACATCGAGCGTGTTCTCATCCTGCTGTAGAGTTGGACCATAGCTCACATAACCACTGA
- the LOC132987120 gene encoding ras-related protein Rab-17-like isoform X2: MGESLQRSPGRTRLRSDTLSTPVKTLRVKMVLLGASGVGKSSLAQRFVKDEFRNTSPTIGCAYMTCAVHLSDVSLRFEIWDTAGQEKYHSVTPLYYRGAHAAILVYDISKRKTYIRAQVWLKELEKHCIQGSTVVWLVGNKGDLTLDRQVSVQEGESLAKDRGLFFTETSALSGDQVSNLLLDVAHRVSECIGVQQGGLSEWTETPLMDLHPRDTSSVFSSCCRVGP, from the exons ATGGGGGAAAGTCTTCAAAGGTCGCCAGGAAGAACCCGGCTCCGCAGTGACACTTTGAGCACGCCGGTGAAGACTCTCAGGGTTAAGATGGTCCTTCTGGGAGCCTCTGGTGTCGGGAAGTCCAGTCTGGCACAGAGATTTGTGAAGGACGAGTTCAGGAATACATCACCTACAATAGGCT GTGCCTACATGACCTGTGCGGTCCACCTGAGTGATGTGTCACTTCGCTTTGAGATATGGGACACAGCAGGACAGGAGAAATATCACAGTGTCACCCCGCTGTACTACAGAGGAGCCCACGCTGCAATCCTGGTCTATGACATCAGCAAAAGG AAGACATATATCAGAGCTCAAGTTTGGCTCAAAGAGCTGGAGAAACACTGCATCCAAGGATCTACTGTAGTGTGGCTGGTAGGCAACAAGGGAGATCTGACACTGGATCGACAGGTCTCAGTgcag GAAGGAGAAAGTCTGGCCAAGGACAGGGGTTTATTCTTCACAGAGACATCAGCTCTGTCAGGGGATCAAGTCAGCAACCTGCTGCTAGATGTTG CCCACAGGGTGTCTGAGTGTATCGGAGTGCAGCAGGGAGGTCTGTCAGAGTGGACCGAGACACCACTCATGGATCTGCATCCTAGAGACACATCGAGCGTGTTCTCATCCTGCTGTAGAGTTGGACCATAG